In Geminocystis sp. NIES-3709, a single genomic region encodes these proteins:
- a CDS encoding response regulator transcription factor yields the protein MNKILVVEDEQKLAKFLELELQYEGYEVIVANDGITGLTCAREINPDLILLDWMLPGISGLEVCRRLRTSGSKIPIILLTAKDEISDRVAGLDAGADDYIVKPFSIEELLARFRAHLRRSNEEDPDQLQFLDLTLNRRTREVKRGDRSIELTATEYDLMEYLLSHPRQVLTRDQILERVWGYDFGGDSNIIEVYVRYLRLKLESNKEKRIIQTVRGVGYVLKE from the coding sequence ATGAATAAAATTTTAGTAGTAGAAGATGAGCAAAAATTAGCAAAATTTTTGGAGTTAGAATTGCAATATGAGGGTTATGAAGTAATTGTTGCCAATGATGGTATCACAGGGTTAACTTGTGCAAGAGAGATTAATCCAGACTTAATTTTACTAGACTGGATGTTACCCGGTATTTCCGGTTTAGAAGTTTGTCGTCGTCTGCGCACTTCTGGCAGTAAAATCCCTATTATATTATTAACTGCTAAGGATGAAATTAGCGATCGAGTGGCGGGATTAGATGCCGGTGCCGATGATTATATTGTCAAACCCTTCAGCATCGAAGAATTATTGGCGAGATTCCGTGCTCATTTGCGCCGTAGTAACGAAGAAGATCCTGATCAACTACAATTTCTGGATCTTACCCTTAATCGTCGTACCCGTGAAGTAAAAAGGGGAGATCGTTCGATCGAATTAACTGCTACAGAATATGATTTGATGGAGTATCTTCTTTCTCATCCTCGACAGGTATTAACGAGAGATCAAATTTTAGAAAGAGTCTGGGGTTATGACTTTGGCGGTGATTCTAATATTATTGAAGTTTATGTCCGTTATCTACGGCTAAAACTAGAGTCTAACAAAGAAAAAAGAATTATTCAAACCGTCAGAGGAGTTGGTTATGTCTTAAAAGAGTAG
- a CDS encoding helix-turn-helix transcriptional regulator, giving the protein MVTSQQVPSEILEQVAEYFNILSNPMRLQILNLLGDGEKCVQELVDLTKTSQANVSKHLKIMLQAGIINRRPEGTSAYYYVEDSLIFELSHLVCNRLAEKIEQQALQFRNLTLANKL; this is encoded by the coding sequence ATGGTTACATCCCAACAAGTACCTTCAGAAATTCTTGAACAAGTTGCAGAATATTTTAATATTTTGAGTAATCCGATGCGTCTGCAAATTCTGAATCTTTTAGGGGATGGAGAAAAATGTGTGCAAGAATTAGTCGATTTAACTAAAACAAGTCAAGCTAACGTTTCTAAACATTTAAAGATTATGCTGCAGGCTGGAATTATTAACCGTCGTCCAGAAGGAACATCTGCATATTATTATGTAGAAGATTCTCTAATTTTTGAGTTATCTCATCTTGTATGTAATCGTTTGGCAGAAAAAATTGAACAACAAGCCCTTCAATTTCGTAATTTAACTCTTGCAAATAAGTTATGA
- the recO gene encoding DNA repair protein RecO, translated as MSNTYKIIGIIVKKQPFGENDLLITFLSSDNGLVKVIAPKARNHKSTLRGKTELLIVNHFSILKGKNLDRIIEIDTIKSYPKLTQSIEKLMVTQYLAELILNLGMIEQSQSELYTLFNEHLHRIEKLSINESLFPYLSQAVFHFLAVTGIAPNAYYCVKTQQPINPNFDQKDWKVGFSFEGGGIINHHSNISSTSIDLNLNALELALLQSLSDKTIFAIPENIPSFYSHSHIEKAWIRVEKILKDYLEFYLGHALKSAQIMTEILGKTLVPLS; from the coding sequence ATGAGCAACACATATAAAATAATTGGAATTATCGTCAAAAAGCAACCTTTTGGAGAGAATGATCTCTTAATTACTTTTCTTTCCTCTGATAATGGATTAGTTAAAGTCATTGCCCCAAAAGCAAGAAATCATAAATCAACCTTGAGAGGAAAAACAGAATTATTGATAGTTAATCATTTTTCTATCCTTAAAGGCAAAAATCTCGATCGAATTATAGAAATTGACACTATAAAATCTTATCCTAAATTAACCCAATCGATCGAGAAATTAATGGTTACTCAATATCTTGCCGAGTTGATTTTAAATTTAGGGATGATCGAACAATCACAATCGGAATTATATACTCTTTTCAATGAACATCTACACCGTATAGAAAAGCTATCTATCAATGAAAGTCTATTTCCTTATCTATCTCAAGCAGTATTTCACTTTTTAGCCGTCACAGGAATTGCTCCTAATGCCTATTACTGTGTAAAAACCCAACAGCCCATTAATCCCAATTTCGATCAAAAAGATTGGAAAGTCGGTTTTAGCTTTGAAGGAGGAGGTATTATTAATCATCATAGTAATATATCATCTACTTCGATCGATCTCAATCTCAACGCTCTCGAATTGGCATTATTACAAAGTCTTTCCGATAAAACCATATTTGCGATTCCTGAAAATATCCCTTCTTTTTATTCTCATTCTCACATTGAAAAAGCATGGATTAGAGTCGAGAAAATCTTGAAAGACTATCTTGAGTTTTACTTAGGTCATGCGCTAAAATCAGCACAGATTATGACCGAGATTCTGGGAAAAACTCTTGTCCCATTGTCATAA
- a CDS encoding DUF4168 domain-containing protein, with amino-acid sequence MLVNHYNFLKIAYQGLIVFGFSTTAIVSGIIPEINIHTQTVTFSNHAMAENISDADLKKYAQAAMEIERIRKTTFENIESIVGKSKPSQLNCYQEDSLNQLPNNARTMALSYCQQSEEIVKKYGLTINQFNQITQQIKQNPTVKQKLQAIIGQM; translated from the coding sequence ATGTTAGTAAATCATTATAACTTCTTAAAAATTGCTTATCAGGGATTAATTGTATTTGGATTCAGCACCACTGCGATCGTGTCTGGTATAATTCCAGAAATAAATATTCACACTCAAACAGTTACATTTAGTAACCATGCGATGGCAGAAAATATAAGTGATGCTGATTTAAAAAAATATGCTCAAGCCGCTATGGAAATTGAAAGGATAAGAAAAACTACTTTTGAAAATATTGAAAGTATAGTAGGAAAATCAAAACCCAGTCAACTGAATTGTTATCAAGAAGATAGTTTAAATCAATTACCAAATAATGCTAGGACTATGGCACTTAGCTATTGTCAACAATCGGAAGAAATCGTCAAAAAATATGGTTTAACAATTAATCAATTTAACCAAATAACTCAACAAATAAAACAAAATCCAACTGTCAAACAAAAATTACAAGCTATTATCGGGCAAATGTGA
- a CDS encoding 2Fe-2S iron-sulfur cluster-binding protein, translating into MPTITFINENKDAVAADGVNLREKALQNGIDIYRLRGKLINCGGYGQCATCIVEIVSGIENLSPKTNFEEKKLRRKPESYRLACQTLVNGDVTVKTKPA; encoded by the coding sequence ATGCCGACAATCACGTTTATAAACGAAAATAAGGACGCAGTAGCCGCTGATGGTGTAAATCTCCGAGAAAAAGCCTTACAAAATGGGATTGATATTTATAGATTGCGAGGTAAGCTAATCAATTGTGGTGGTTATGGACAATGTGCCACTTGTATTGTCGAGATTGTCTCTGGCATAGAAAATTTGTCTCCGAAAACGAATTTTGAAGAAAAAAAACTACGCAGAAAACCAGAAAGTTATCGTTTAGCTTGCCAAACTTTAGTTAATGGAGATGTAACGGTAAAAACTAAACCCGCTTAA
- a CDS encoding TrkA family potassium uptake protein gives MFFRKRKRTKYALEKSYVRLKRELIAGSVLLGIVFLIGTLWFWLIEEWSLIDSAYMTMITLSSVGFGEVNPLDDRSRLFTMVLILMGILVIGYLVNRVTEAFLQGYFRESIRLRQKRNVIDKLSNHYILCGFGRTGNYVAKEFAIEGIPFIIIDSELEEIEKAQQQGYLGLQGDATLDESLYLAKVDKAICIVAALSSDADNLYTVMSAKALNPKIRAIARASTEEAVKKLERAGADAVVSPYITGGKRLAAAALRPQIMDFVDGILTGGEKAFYLEEFLLQETCPYLGQSLSETGLRSKSGALVVAIRRRDGNIIAGPTGDSILEIDDSLICMGTAEQLRSLNSILAPL, from the coding sequence ATATTCTTTAGAAAGCGGAAAAGAACTAAATATGCCTTAGAAAAAAGTTATGTAAGACTAAAAAGAGAACTCATAGCGGGATCTGTACTTTTAGGAATAGTCTTTCTGATTGGTACTTTATGGTTTTGGTTGATAGAAGAATGGTCATTGATAGACTCTGCTTATATGACTATGATCACCTTATCTAGTGTCGGTTTTGGGGAAGTAAACCCATTAGACGATCGATCCCGATTGTTTACGATGGTATTAATCTTAATGGGTATTCTCGTTATCGGTTACTTAGTTAATCGAGTTACAGAGGCATTTTTACAAGGTTATTTTCGGGAAAGTATTCGTTTAAGACAGAAAAGGAATGTGATTGACAAATTATCGAATCATTATATATTATGCGGTTTTGGACGTACAGGAAATTATGTAGCGAAGGAGTTTGCTATAGAGGGTATTCCTTTCATTATTATTGACTCAGAGTTAGAAGAAATAGAAAAAGCACAACAACAAGGATATTTGGGACTTCAAGGAGATGCTACTCTTGATGAATCTCTGTATCTAGCCAAAGTTGATAAAGCTATTTGTATTGTCGCCGCTTTGAGTTCTGATGCTGATAATTTATATACAGTTATGTCAGCAAAAGCTCTTAACCCTAAAATTCGAGCTATTGCTAGGGCAAGTACTGAAGAAGCTGTGAAAAAATTAGAACGAGCAGGAGCAGATGCAGTTGTATCTCCATATATTACAGGAGGAAAAAGATTAGCCGCCGCCGCATTACGTCCACAAATAATGGATTTTGTCGATGGTATTTTAACAGGGGGAGAAAAAGCCTTTTACTTGGAAGAATTTTTGTTACAAGAAACTTGCCCCTATTTAGGCCAAAGTTTAAGTGAAACAGGATTACGATCGAAATCAGGTGCTTTAGTAGTCGCTATTCGTCGTCGTGACGGAAATATTATCGCAGGTCCAACGGGAGATAGTATATTAGAAATAGACGATTCTTTAATTTGTATGGGGACAGCAGAACAATTAAGGTCTTTGAATAGTATTTTAGCACCGTTGTAA
- a CDS encoding type II secretion system protein J, translated as MKWQKLNQERENMNKTKLIKLLLQLRKQNNLGISLTELLVALVISGIVLTAAASGFINLLRANQDVESKSVRSNGLARALAFMQEDVKQAKSVQAVLQTDDTKCDSGAVGSTSAVNSQRCLKIILADGSAIYYGFKDISGTTNQPFLKPGILKRQRYNASGSAVDFNNVVLATQSNAWNDLDTTIADGLINTNSNTVCTWQGVGLATSATVTVYGGMSSGNGGFRFCLNNNTSSNRLVRIFLYGYTGSNTLPISTEIVTFGRSQ; from the coding sequence ATGAAGTGGCAAAAATTAAATCAGGAAAGAGAAAATATGAATAAAACTAAATTAATCAAACTATTACTACAGCTACGGAAACAGAATAATTTGGGTATTTCCTTAACTGAATTATTAGTCGCTTTAGTGATTAGTGGCATTGTTTTGACGGCGGCTGCTAGTGGTTTCATTAATCTTTTAAGAGCGAATCAAGATGTGGAATCAAAAAGCGTCAGAAGTAATGGTTTGGCACGGGCTTTAGCTTTTATGCAGGAAGATGTAAAACAGGCTAAATCTGTTCAAGCTGTATTACAGACAGATGATACAAAATGTGACTCTGGGGCAGTAGGTTCAACTTCTGCGGTAAACTCTCAAAGATGTCTGAAAATAATCTTAGCTGATGGTAGTGCTATTTATTATGGTTTTAAAGACATTAGTGGCACAACTAATCAACCATTTTTAAAGCCCGGCATTTTGAAAAGACAGCGATATAATGCTAGTGGTTCAGCTGTAGACTTTAATAATGTTGTATTAGCAACTCAAAGTAATGCTTGGAATGATCTGGATACAACCATAGCTGATGGGTTAATTAATACCAATTCCAATACTGTTTGTACTTGGCAGGGTGTCGGATTGGCGACTTCAGCAACGGTTACTGTTTATGGTGGAATGAGTTCTGGGAATGGTGGCTTTCGTTTTTGTTTAAATAATAATACTTCTTCTAATCGTCTCGTGAGAATATTTTTGTATGGTTATACGGGTTCAAATACTCTGCCCATTTCTACGGAAATTGTTACTTTTGGTCGATCGCAATAG
- a CDS encoding DUF58 domain-containing protein, with translation MKNHSSSRNNFIIFFFHWLENRWATPAYSGWILIGIALSFFGAATNTMAGWLYVLSGILLSLLALNLFVAINTLKQLQVKRSMIEAISAGNELTIELVVSNPTKKTKTLIEIIDELPLELSGKITHRIESLPPQTTLKLISYAHTKKRGIYHWYNLQLKTAAPFGLFYSTRQKLVESKAIVYPQVLPLQTCPLIDTIGSQETKQQQSERLYQNATEGVTKALRQYRYGDPIRLIHWRSSARFGDLQVRELETITGGEEIIICLDNSSQWQPEYFETAVIAAASMYFYASRQQLEVRLWTADKGLIRGSQVMLETLAGIDFGVTKTEDIPLSSVIWLSQNPNTLSLLSPHSRWLLFPSTENKLAIDNLLGIFYDEDIPLQTLLQKPL, from the coding sequence ATGAAAAATCATTCTTCTTCCCGTAACAATTTTATTATTTTCTTTTTTCACTGGTTAGAAAATCGTTGGGCAACTCCTGCTTACAGCGGATGGATTTTAATTGGTATTGCCTTAAGTTTTTTTGGTGCCGCTACCAATACTATGGCCGGTTGGCTATACGTGTTAAGCGGAATATTATTATCTTTATTGGCTTTAAATTTATTTGTAGCAATCAATACTCTTAAACAACTGCAAGTAAAAAGATCGATGATAGAAGCTATTAGTGCCGGAAATGAATTAACGATCGAATTAGTTGTCAGTAATCCTACCAAAAAAACAAAAACACTGATAGAGATTATAGATGAATTACCCCTAGAATTGTCAGGAAAAATTACCCACAGAATAGAAAGTTTACCCCCACAAACTACTTTAAAATTAATATCCTACGCCCACACCAAAAAAAGAGGAATTTATCATTGGTATAATCTTCAACTGAAAACTGCCGCTCCTTTTGGATTATTTTATAGTACTCGTCAAAAATTAGTAGAAAGTAAAGCGATCGTATATCCTCAAGTATTGCCTTTGCAAACCTGTCCTTTAATCGATACTATTGGCAGTCAAGAAACTAAGCAACAACAAAGTGAAAGACTTTATCAAAATGCTACAGAAGGTGTGACTAAAGCTCTACGACAATATCGTTATGGAGATCCTATTCGTTTAATACATTGGCGCAGTAGTGCTAGATTTGGAGATTTACAAGTAAGAGAATTAGAAACTATTACTGGAGGAGAAGAAATTATTATTTGTTTAGACAACTCCAGTCAGTGGCAACCAGAATATTTTGAAACAGCCGTTATTGCAGCCGCATCAATGTATTTTTATGCTAGTCGTCAACAATTAGAAGTAAGATTATGGACGGCAGATAAAGGCTTAATCAGAGGAAGTCAAGTTATGTTAGAAACTCTCGCAGGAATTGATTTTGGAGTGACAAAAACTGAAGACATACCCTTATCCTCTGTTATTTGGTTATCTCAAAATCCCAATACCTTATCATTACTTTCCCCCCATAGTCGTTGGTTATTATTTCCTTCCACGGAAAATAAACTTGCCATTGATAATCTTTTAGGTATTTTTTATGATGAGGATATACCCTTACAAACTTTGTTACAAAAACCTCTATAA
- a CDS encoding four-carbon acid sugar kinase family protein, protein MMNHQPKIIVLDDDPTGSQTVHSCLLLMQWDIDTLRDGLRDQAPIFFILTNTRALTPNDAKEVTKEVCCNLKKAIELEEIKEYLVVSRSDSTLRGHYPLETDVIAEELGEFDAHFLIPAFFEGGRITRNSIHYLLVNGVETPVHKTEFAQDSVFGYKYSYLPDYVEEKTKSRITANKVERFLLNDIRNNTQNRLRELKNNQCVVVDGETQEDLDKFAQDLLQVASEGKKFLFRSAASILTSLARLGKQPIEAENMAKYKPHANSGVVIVGSHVKKTTSQLNQLLQQPDIVGVEIDVTILRDNLVRREEIIKSALDKVVQTFNNNKTPVIYTSRQELNFSNIETRLEFGKEVSKVLMDIVRGLPHDIGFLISKGGITSNDVLSDGLALKEARLLGQILAGCSVIITPENHYLFPNLPVVLFPGNVGDDQGLVTAYQRLK, encoded by the coding sequence ATCATGAATCACCAGCCGAAAATAATCGTTTTAGATGATGATCCCACCGGTTCTCAAACAGTCCATAGTTGTTTATTATTAATGCAATGGGATATTGATACTTTAAGAGATGGTTTACGTGATCAAGCACCAATTTTTTTCATTTTAACTAATACAAGGGCATTAACTCCTAATGATGCAAAAGAAGTTACAAAAGAAGTATGTTGTAATCTAAAAAAAGCGATCGAACTTGAAGAAATAAAAGAGTATTTAGTTGTAAGTCGATCGGATTCGACTCTAAGGGGACATTATCCCCTAGAAACAGATGTTATTGCTGAAGAATTAGGAGAATTTGATGCCCATTTTCTGATACCTGCTTTTTTTGAAGGAGGAAGAATCACCCGTAACTCTATTCATTATCTTTTAGTCAATGGTGTGGAAACCCCAGTACATAAAACAGAATTTGCTCAAGACTCCGTATTTGGTTATAAATATAGTTATCTTCCTGATTATGTAGAAGAAAAAACTAAAAGTAGAATTACCGCCAATAAAGTAGAAAGATTTTTACTTAACGATATTAGAAATAACACTCAAAATCGTCTGCGAGAATTAAAAAATAATCAATGTGTTGTGGTTGATGGAGAAACACAAGAGGATTTAGATAAATTTGCTCAAGATTTGCTACAAGTTGCCAGTGAGGGTAAAAAATTTCTCTTTCGTAGTGCCGCCAGTATTTTAACTTCTTTGGCAAGATTAGGTAAACAACCGATCGAGGCTGAAAATATGGCAAAATATAAACCTCATGCTAACTCTGGAGTTGTTATAGTTGGTTCTCATGTCAAAAAAACTACTTCTCAACTAAATCAATTATTACAACAGCCTGATATTGTGGGTGTTGAAATTGATGTAACCATATTAAGAGATAATTTAGTTAGACGAGAGGAGATTATTAAATCAGCCTTAGATAAAGTAGTACAAACATTTAATAATAATAAAACTCCTGTAATTTATACCAGTCGTCAAGAATTGAATTTCTCTAACATCGAAACTAGACTAGAATTTGGCAAAGAAGTATCAAAAGTATTAATGGATATTGTGCGAGGTTTACCCCATGATATTGGGTTTTTAATCAGTAAAGGTGGCATTACTTCCAATGATGTTTTAAGTGATGGTTTAGCCTTAAAAGAAGCTAGATTGTTAGGACAAATTTTAGCAGGATGTTCTGTTATAATCACACCAGAAAATCATTATCTTTTTCCTAATCTACCAGTGGTTTTATTCCCCGGAAATGTAGGAGATGATCAAGGTTTAGTTACTGCTTATCAACGACTAAAATAG
- a CDS encoding MFS transporter, whose protein sequence is MPVSDTEKEEQSKLKSPSLNSIKIEIKSEKTQLGTGFMSVLKNLSFLILWLGQVFSQLADKIYLVLIIAIISSHFKTEGESISRWVSLVMISFTIPAVLFGSLAGVYVDRWSKKVVLVTSNLLRGILVFTIPFCLLSNNNKQEFLHLPWGFWLILLITFLVSTATQFFSPAEQATIPLIVKKKDLLAANSVYTTTMMAMLIIGFAIGDPILELVGNWGEKFNFNYGQELLVGMSYGIAGLILIILNTKEKEKDKQTEEKHPLEDIKEGLRYLQKNHRVRNALYQLVILFSIFAALAVLAVRLAETIPGMEASQFGYLLASTGVGMAIGATIITHQDTKISHTKLSFWGSMGMSGALMGLSISTNSLFFALIMTVILGIFAAFVGIPMQTTIQGETPPDMRGKVFGLQNNAVNIALSLPLALAGIAETYFGLRIVFFMLALLAIGGGTLTSFITGK, encoded by the coding sequence ATGCCAGTATCAGACACAGAAAAAGAAGAACAATCTAAGCTAAAATCACCCTCTTTAAATAGCATAAAAATAGAGATAAAATCAGAGAAAACTCAGCTTGGCACAGGATTTATGAGTGTATTGAAAAATTTAAGTTTTCTTATACTTTGGTTGGGACAAGTTTTTTCTCAATTAGCTGATAAAATTTATCTGGTTTTAATCATCGCTATTATTAGTAGTCATTTTAAAACGGAAGGAGAAAGTATTAGTCGTTGGGTATCTTTAGTTATGATATCTTTTACAATTCCAGCAGTACTATTTGGCTCTTTGGCAGGAGTCTATGTCGATCGATGGTCAAAAAAAGTAGTTTTAGTTACCTCTAATTTATTGAGAGGAATTTTAGTTTTTACTATCCCTTTTTGCTTATTAAGTAATAATAATAAACAAGAATTTTTACATTTACCTTGGGGATTTTGGCTAATTTTATTGATAACTTTTTTAGTTTCTACCGCTACCCAATTTTTCTCTCCAGCAGAACAAGCTACGATACCTTTAATCGTCAAGAAAAAAGATTTATTAGCCGCTAATTCTGTTTATACTACTACTATGATGGCAATGTTAATTATTGGTTTTGCTATTGGTGATCCCATCTTAGAATTAGTAGGTAATTGGGGGGAGAAATTTAATTTTAATTATGGACAAGAATTATTAGTCGGAATGTCTTATGGTATTGCCGGATTAATTTTAATCATTTTAAATACAAAAGAAAAAGAAAAGGATAAACAAACGGAAGAAAAACATCCTTTAGAGGATATAAAAGAAGGATTACGCTATTTACAAAAAAATCATCGAGTCCGTAATGCTCTTTATCAGTTAGTAATTTTGTTCTCAATTTTTGCCGCTTTAGCTGTATTAGCAGTACGTTTAGCAGAGACGATTCCTGGCATGGAAGCATCTCAATTCGGTTATCTTTTAGCCTCAACTGGAGTTGGTATGGCGATCGGAGCAACAATTATAACACATCAAGATACCAAAATTTCTCATACTAAACTAAGTTTTTGGGGATCTATGGGTATGTCTGGTGCTTTAATGGGGTTATCTATATCTACTAATAGCCTCTTTTTTGCTTTAATAATGACGGTGATTTTAGGGATTTTTGCCGCTTTTGTCGGGATTCCTATGCAAACCACTATCCAAGGAGAAACCCCTCCTGATATGCGAGGAAAAGTGTTTGGATTGCAGAATAACGCCGTTAATATTGCTTTGTCTTTACCTTTAGCCTTAGCTGGGATAGCCGAAACTTATTTCGGATTGCGTATAGTATTTTTTATGTTAGCTTTATTAGCTATAGGTGGAGGCACATTAACTTCTTTCATTACTGGAAAATAA